One window of Magallana gigas chromosome 2, xbMagGiga1.1, whole genome shotgun sequence genomic DNA carries:
- the LOC105327675 gene encoding kynurenine--oxoglutarate transaminase 3 isoform X4 — protein sequence MKNRTMSSKLSGANRIKGTEKNIWVEFGKLAVENKALNLGQGFPDFKPPQHVIDEMMAAVASDNHLMHQYTRSSGHPRLVSALSRLYSPLIGQQLDPNKNVTVSVGAYGVLFCAVQGLINPGDEVVIIEPFFDCYEPMVKVAGGIAHYCPLRPTKTEGVTSSKDWILDPKELESKFNQNTKALIVNNPNNPLGKVFSRDELQMMADLCKKYDTICLSDEVYEWMVYDDNKHIKIASLPGMFERTVTMGSAGKTLSATGWKLGWGIGPEHLIAPMQVLHQNCTYNCPTPVQEAVAGALEFEIDQMDQPDKCYFFSLAKELQPKRDKLAKICQEVGLSPVIPEGGYFMMVNTGNLKTDLPDDGTDDPRDFKFVRWMTTKLKLAAIPPSAFYHQEHKHLGENYVRFCFIKKDETIEAAGDILKKWFGSVKK from the exons atgaagAAT AGAACCATGTCTTCCAAACTTAGTGGTGCCAATCGGATCAAGGGCACAGAGAAAAACATATG GGTGGAATTTGGAAAGTTAGCAGTTGAGAATAAAGCTCTAAATCTTGGCCAG GGATTTCCTGATTTTAAGCCTCCACAACATGTGATAGATGAAATGATGGCAGCTGTTGCCAGTGACAACCACCTCATGCATCAGTACACCCGCAGTTCT GGTCATCCCCGACTTGTATCAGCTCTCTCTAGGTTATACTCGCCTCTGATTGGGCAGCAGCTGGACCCCAATAAGAATGTGACGGTGTCCGTGGGGGCGTACGGTGTTTTGTTCTGTGCCGTACAGGGACTGATAAACCCCGGGGACGAGGTGGTGATCATCGAACCATTCTTTGACTGCTATGAACCGATGGTGAAAGTTGCTGGAGGAATAGCTCATTACTGCCCCCTTAGACCT ACGAAAACAGAGGGTGTAACTTCAAGCAAAGACTGGATTTTGGACCCAAAAGAGCTGGAGAGTAAATTTAATCAGAACACTAAGGCTCTTATTGTTAACAATCCAAACAACCCCCTGGGAAAG GTTTTCTCTCGAGATGAGCTCCAGATGATGGCAGACTTGTGTAAAAAGTATGACACGATATGTTTGTCTGATGAGGTATACGAGTGGATGGTGTATGACGATAACAAACATATAAAGATAG CCTCTCTGCCCGGTATGTTTGAGCGAACAGTAACCATGGGCAGTGCCGGGAAGACTCTGAGTGCCACGGGCTGGAAGCTGGGTTGGGGTATCGGCCCAGAACATCTGATTGCCCCGATGCAGGTCCTTCACCAGAACTGTACTTACAACTGTCCCACACCTGTGCAG GAAGCTGTCGCGGGAgcattagaatttgaaattgaccAGATGGACCAGCCTGACAAGTGCTATTTCTTCTCTCTGGCCAAAGAGCTTCAACCCAAGAGAGACAAGCTTGCCAAGATCTGCCAGGAGGTGGGCCTGTCTCCCGTCATACCGGAGGGTGGCTACTTCATGATGGTCAATACAGGCAACCTCAAAACCGATCTCCCTGACGACGGCACAGACGATCCGCGGGACTTCAAGTTTGTGAGGTGGATGACAACAAAACTG aaacTTGCCGCCATTCCTCCTTCTGCCTTCTATCATCAAGAACATAAACATCTGGGGGAGAATTACGTCAGGTTTTGTTTCATCAAA AAAGATGAAACCATAGAGGCAGCTGGTGATATTCTCAAGAAATGGTTTGGTTCAGTGAAAAAATAA
- the LOC105327675 gene encoding kynurenine--oxoglutarate transaminase 3 isoform X5, producing MSSKLSGANRIKGTEKNIWVEFGKLAVENKALNLGQGFPDFKPPQHVIDEMMAAVASDNHLMHQYTRSSGHPRLVSALSRLYSPLIGQQLDPNKNVTVSVGAYGVLFCAVQGLINPGDEVVIIEPFFDCYEPMVKVAGGIAHYCPLRPTKTEGVTSSKDWILDPKELESKFNQNTKALIVNNPNNPLGKVFSRDELQMMADLCKKYDTICLSDEVYEWMVYDDNKHIKIASLPGMFERTVTMGSAGKTLSATGWKLGWGIGPEHLIAPMQVLHQNCTYNCPTPVQEAVAGALEFEIDQMDQPDKCYFFSLAKELQPKRDKLAKICQEVGLSPVIPEGGYFMMVNTGNLKTDLPDDGTDDPRDFKFVRWMTTKLKLAAIPPSAFYHQEHKHLGENYVRFCFIKKDETIEAAGDILKKWFGSVKK from the exons ATGTCTTCCAAACTTAGTGGTGCCAATCGGATCAAGGGCACAGAGAAAAACATATG GGTGGAATTTGGAAAGTTAGCAGTTGAGAATAAAGCTCTAAATCTTGGCCAG GGATTTCCTGATTTTAAGCCTCCACAACATGTGATAGATGAAATGATGGCAGCTGTTGCCAGTGACAACCACCTCATGCATCAGTACACCCGCAGTTCT GGTCATCCCCGACTTGTATCAGCTCTCTCTAGGTTATACTCGCCTCTGATTGGGCAGCAGCTGGACCCCAATAAGAATGTGACGGTGTCCGTGGGGGCGTACGGTGTTTTGTTCTGTGCCGTACAGGGACTGATAAACCCCGGGGACGAGGTGGTGATCATCGAACCATTCTTTGACTGCTATGAACCGATGGTGAAAGTTGCTGGAGGAATAGCTCATTACTGCCCCCTTAGACCT ACGAAAACAGAGGGTGTAACTTCAAGCAAAGACTGGATTTTGGACCCAAAAGAGCTGGAGAGTAAATTTAATCAGAACACTAAGGCTCTTATTGTTAACAATCCAAACAACCCCCTGGGAAAG GTTTTCTCTCGAGATGAGCTCCAGATGATGGCAGACTTGTGTAAAAAGTATGACACGATATGTTTGTCTGATGAGGTATACGAGTGGATGGTGTATGACGATAACAAACATATAAAGATAG CCTCTCTGCCCGGTATGTTTGAGCGAACAGTAACCATGGGCAGTGCCGGGAAGACTCTGAGTGCCACGGGCTGGAAGCTGGGTTGGGGTATCGGCCCAGAACATCTGATTGCCCCGATGCAGGTCCTTCACCAGAACTGTACTTACAACTGTCCCACACCTGTGCAG GAAGCTGTCGCGGGAgcattagaatttgaaattgaccAGATGGACCAGCCTGACAAGTGCTATTTCTTCTCTCTGGCCAAAGAGCTTCAACCCAAGAGAGACAAGCTTGCCAAGATCTGCCAGGAGGTGGGCCTGTCTCCCGTCATACCGGAGGGTGGCTACTTCATGATGGTCAATACAGGCAACCTCAAAACCGATCTCCCTGACGACGGCACAGACGATCCGCGGGACTTCAAGTTTGTGAGGTGGATGACAACAAAACTG aaacTTGCCGCCATTCCTCCTTCTGCCTTCTATCATCAAGAACATAAACATCTGGGGGAGAATTACGTCAGGTTTTGTTTCATCAAA AAAGATGAAACCATAGAGGCAGCTGGTGATATTCTCAAGAAATGGTTTGGTTCAGTGAAAAAATAA
- the LOC105327675 gene encoding kynurenine--oxoglutarate transaminase 3 isoform X1, producing the protein MKNVSWYVSNKDIQLALAFMRIAPLIPRARKVGISALSWANKPCFSKSASNSLISDSVRTMSSKLSGANRIKGTEKNIWVEFGKLAVENKALNLGQGFPDFKPPQHVIDEMMAAVASDNHLMHQYTRSSGHPRLVSALSRLYSPLIGQQLDPNKNVTVSVGAYGVLFCAVQGLINPGDEVVIIEPFFDCYEPMVKVAGGIAHYCPLRPTKTEGVTSSKDWILDPKELESKFNQNTKALIVNNPNNPLGKVFSRDELQMMADLCKKYDTICLSDEVYEWMVYDDNKHIKIASLPGMFERTVTMGSAGKTLSATGWKLGWGIGPEHLIAPMQVLHQNCTYNCPTPVQEAVAGALEFEIDQMDQPDKCYFFSLAKELQPKRDKLAKICQEVGLSPVIPEGGYFMMVNTGNLKTDLPDDGTDDPRDFKFVRWMTTKLKLAAIPPSAFYHQEHKHLGENYVRFCFIKKDETIEAAGDILKKWFGSVKK; encoded by the exons atgaagAATGTAAGTTGGTACGTTTCGAATAAGGACATCCAACTAGCATTAGCTT ttaTGAGGATTGCTCCCTTGATACCGAGAGCCAGAAAAGTTGGTATCAGTGCATTATCCTGGGCAAATAAACCCTGCTTTTCAAAGTCGGCCAGTAATTCCCTGATATCTGATAGTGTT AGAACCATGTCTTCCAAACTTAGTGGTGCCAATCGGATCAAGGGCACAGAGAAAAACATATG GGTGGAATTTGGAAAGTTAGCAGTTGAGAATAAAGCTCTAAATCTTGGCCAG GGATTTCCTGATTTTAAGCCTCCACAACATGTGATAGATGAAATGATGGCAGCTGTTGCCAGTGACAACCACCTCATGCATCAGTACACCCGCAGTTCT GGTCATCCCCGACTTGTATCAGCTCTCTCTAGGTTATACTCGCCTCTGATTGGGCAGCAGCTGGACCCCAATAAGAATGTGACGGTGTCCGTGGGGGCGTACGGTGTTTTGTTCTGTGCCGTACAGGGACTGATAAACCCCGGGGACGAGGTGGTGATCATCGAACCATTCTTTGACTGCTATGAACCGATGGTGAAAGTTGCTGGAGGAATAGCTCATTACTGCCCCCTTAGACCT ACGAAAACAGAGGGTGTAACTTCAAGCAAAGACTGGATTTTGGACCCAAAAGAGCTGGAGAGTAAATTTAATCAGAACACTAAGGCTCTTATTGTTAACAATCCAAACAACCCCCTGGGAAAG GTTTTCTCTCGAGATGAGCTCCAGATGATGGCAGACTTGTGTAAAAAGTATGACACGATATGTTTGTCTGATGAGGTATACGAGTGGATGGTGTATGACGATAACAAACATATAAAGATAG CCTCTCTGCCCGGTATGTTTGAGCGAACAGTAACCATGGGCAGTGCCGGGAAGACTCTGAGTGCCACGGGCTGGAAGCTGGGTTGGGGTATCGGCCCAGAACATCTGATTGCCCCGATGCAGGTCCTTCACCAGAACTGTACTTACAACTGTCCCACACCTGTGCAG GAAGCTGTCGCGGGAgcattagaatttgaaattgaccAGATGGACCAGCCTGACAAGTGCTATTTCTTCTCTCTGGCCAAAGAGCTTCAACCCAAGAGAGACAAGCTTGCCAAGATCTGCCAGGAGGTGGGCCTGTCTCCCGTCATACCGGAGGGTGGCTACTTCATGATGGTCAATACAGGCAACCTCAAAACCGATCTCCCTGACGACGGCACAGACGATCCGCGGGACTTCAAGTTTGTGAGGTGGATGACAACAAAACTG aaacTTGCCGCCATTCCTCCTTCTGCCTTCTATCATCAAGAACATAAACATCTGGGGGAGAATTACGTCAGGTTTTGTTTCATCAAA AAAGATGAAACCATAGAGGCAGCTGGTGATATTCTCAAGAAATGGTTTGGTTCAGTGAAAAAATAA
- the LOC105327675 gene encoding kynurenine--oxoglutarate transaminase 3 isoform X2, with the protein MHNEKVHVAWMLMRIAPLIPRARKVGISALSWANKPCFSKSASNSLISDSVRTMSSKLSGANRIKGTEKNIWVEFGKLAVENKALNLGQGFPDFKPPQHVIDEMMAAVASDNHLMHQYTRSSGHPRLVSALSRLYSPLIGQQLDPNKNVTVSVGAYGVLFCAVQGLINPGDEVVIIEPFFDCYEPMVKVAGGIAHYCPLRPTKTEGVTSSKDWILDPKELESKFNQNTKALIVNNPNNPLGKVFSRDELQMMADLCKKYDTICLSDEVYEWMVYDDNKHIKIASLPGMFERTVTMGSAGKTLSATGWKLGWGIGPEHLIAPMQVLHQNCTYNCPTPVQEAVAGALEFEIDQMDQPDKCYFFSLAKELQPKRDKLAKICQEVGLSPVIPEGGYFMMVNTGNLKTDLPDDGTDDPRDFKFVRWMTTKLKLAAIPPSAFYHQEHKHLGENYVRFCFIKKDETIEAAGDILKKWFGSVKK; encoded by the exons ATGCACAATGAAAAAGTGCATGTGGCATGGATGC ttaTGAGGATTGCTCCCTTGATACCGAGAGCCAGAAAAGTTGGTATCAGTGCATTATCCTGGGCAAATAAACCCTGCTTTTCAAAGTCGGCCAGTAATTCCCTGATATCTGATAGTGTT AGAACCATGTCTTCCAAACTTAGTGGTGCCAATCGGATCAAGGGCACAGAGAAAAACATATG GGTGGAATTTGGAAAGTTAGCAGTTGAGAATAAAGCTCTAAATCTTGGCCAG GGATTTCCTGATTTTAAGCCTCCACAACATGTGATAGATGAAATGATGGCAGCTGTTGCCAGTGACAACCACCTCATGCATCAGTACACCCGCAGTTCT GGTCATCCCCGACTTGTATCAGCTCTCTCTAGGTTATACTCGCCTCTGATTGGGCAGCAGCTGGACCCCAATAAGAATGTGACGGTGTCCGTGGGGGCGTACGGTGTTTTGTTCTGTGCCGTACAGGGACTGATAAACCCCGGGGACGAGGTGGTGATCATCGAACCATTCTTTGACTGCTATGAACCGATGGTGAAAGTTGCTGGAGGAATAGCTCATTACTGCCCCCTTAGACCT ACGAAAACAGAGGGTGTAACTTCAAGCAAAGACTGGATTTTGGACCCAAAAGAGCTGGAGAGTAAATTTAATCAGAACACTAAGGCTCTTATTGTTAACAATCCAAACAACCCCCTGGGAAAG GTTTTCTCTCGAGATGAGCTCCAGATGATGGCAGACTTGTGTAAAAAGTATGACACGATATGTTTGTCTGATGAGGTATACGAGTGGATGGTGTATGACGATAACAAACATATAAAGATAG CCTCTCTGCCCGGTATGTTTGAGCGAACAGTAACCATGGGCAGTGCCGGGAAGACTCTGAGTGCCACGGGCTGGAAGCTGGGTTGGGGTATCGGCCCAGAACATCTGATTGCCCCGATGCAGGTCCTTCACCAGAACTGTACTTACAACTGTCCCACACCTGTGCAG GAAGCTGTCGCGGGAgcattagaatttgaaattgaccAGATGGACCAGCCTGACAAGTGCTATTTCTTCTCTCTGGCCAAAGAGCTTCAACCCAAGAGAGACAAGCTTGCCAAGATCTGCCAGGAGGTGGGCCTGTCTCCCGTCATACCGGAGGGTGGCTACTTCATGATGGTCAATACAGGCAACCTCAAAACCGATCTCCCTGACGACGGCACAGACGATCCGCGGGACTTCAAGTTTGTGAGGTGGATGACAACAAAACTG aaacTTGCCGCCATTCCTCCTTCTGCCTTCTATCATCAAGAACATAAACATCTGGGGGAGAATTACGTCAGGTTTTGTTTCATCAAA AAAGATGAAACCATAGAGGCAGCTGGTGATATTCTCAAGAAATGGTTTGGTTCAGTGAAAAAATAA
- the LOC105327675 gene encoding kynurenine--oxoglutarate transaminase 3 isoform X3 codes for MRIAPLIPRARKVGISALSWANKPCFSKSASNSLISDSVRTMSSKLSGANRIKGTEKNIWVEFGKLAVENKALNLGQGFPDFKPPQHVIDEMMAAVASDNHLMHQYTRSSGHPRLVSALSRLYSPLIGQQLDPNKNVTVSVGAYGVLFCAVQGLINPGDEVVIIEPFFDCYEPMVKVAGGIAHYCPLRPTKTEGVTSSKDWILDPKELESKFNQNTKALIVNNPNNPLGKVFSRDELQMMADLCKKYDTICLSDEVYEWMVYDDNKHIKIASLPGMFERTVTMGSAGKTLSATGWKLGWGIGPEHLIAPMQVLHQNCTYNCPTPVQEAVAGALEFEIDQMDQPDKCYFFSLAKELQPKRDKLAKICQEVGLSPVIPEGGYFMMVNTGNLKTDLPDDGTDDPRDFKFVRWMTTKLKLAAIPPSAFYHQEHKHLGENYVRFCFIKKDETIEAAGDILKKWFGSVKK; via the exons aTGAGGATTGCTCCCTTGATACCGAGAGCCAGAAAAGTTGGTATCAGTGCATTATCCTGGGCAAATAAACCCTGCTTTTCAAAGTCGGCCAGTAATTCCCTGATATCTGATAGTGTT AGAACCATGTCTTCCAAACTTAGTGGTGCCAATCGGATCAAGGGCACAGAGAAAAACATATG GGTGGAATTTGGAAAGTTAGCAGTTGAGAATAAAGCTCTAAATCTTGGCCAG GGATTTCCTGATTTTAAGCCTCCACAACATGTGATAGATGAAATGATGGCAGCTGTTGCCAGTGACAACCACCTCATGCATCAGTACACCCGCAGTTCT GGTCATCCCCGACTTGTATCAGCTCTCTCTAGGTTATACTCGCCTCTGATTGGGCAGCAGCTGGACCCCAATAAGAATGTGACGGTGTCCGTGGGGGCGTACGGTGTTTTGTTCTGTGCCGTACAGGGACTGATAAACCCCGGGGACGAGGTGGTGATCATCGAACCATTCTTTGACTGCTATGAACCGATGGTGAAAGTTGCTGGAGGAATAGCTCATTACTGCCCCCTTAGACCT ACGAAAACAGAGGGTGTAACTTCAAGCAAAGACTGGATTTTGGACCCAAAAGAGCTGGAGAGTAAATTTAATCAGAACACTAAGGCTCTTATTGTTAACAATCCAAACAACCCCCTGGGAAAG GTTTTCTCTCGAGATGAGCTCCAGATGATGGCAGACTTGTGTAAAAAGTATGACACGATATGTTTGTCTGATGAGGTATACGAGTGGATGGTGTATGACGATAACAAACATATAAAGATAG CCTCTCTGCCCGGTATGTTTGAGCGAACAGTAACCATGGGCAGTGCCGGGAAGACTCTGAGTGCCACGGGCTGGAAGCTGGGTTGGGGTATCGGCCCAGAACATCTGATTGCCCCGATGCAGGTCCTTCACCAGAACTGTACTTACAACTGTCCCACACCTGTGCAG GAAGCTGTCGCGGGAgcattagaatttgaaattgaccAGATGGACCAGCCTGACAAGTGCTATTTCTTCTCTCTGGCCAAAGAGCTTCAACCCAAGAGAGACAAGCTTGCCAAGATCTGCCAGGAGGTGGGCCTGTCTCCCGTCATACCGGAGGGTGGCTACTTCATGATGGTCAATACAGGCAACCTCAAAACCGATCTCCCTGACGACGGCACAGACGATCCGCGGGACTTCAAGTTTGTGAGGTGGATGACAACAAAACTG aaacTTGCCGCCATTCCTCCTTCTGCCTTCTATCATCAAGAACATAAACATCTGGGGGAGAATTACGTCAGGTTTTGTTTCATCAAA AAAGATGAAACCATAGAGGCAGCTGGTGATATTCTCAAGAAATGGTTTGGTTCAGTGAAAAAATAA